One segment of Acidobacteriota bacterium DNA contains the following:
- the phoU gene encoding phosphate signaling complex protein PhoU: MQRHVDEEYDQIRQMLLSMGGRVEEMVALATRALVDRDTDVARQVIADDREVDAIEKRIDEECLSLLARQQPAARDLRFLVAVMKITNDLERIGDSAANISRSVLGLNNEPPADTGVDIPQLSKAVRSMVRESLDALVRKDSDLAMSVWRSDDAVDLLHKRMYRQLVQEMIEEPKRVSRALPLLHISRNLERIADHATNIAEDVIYYVEGKDIRHSATDYGDRTEEGMES; encoded by the coding sequence ATGCAAAGACACGTTGACGAAGAGTACGACCAGATCCGCCAGATGCTGCTTTCCATGGGAGGCCGGGTGGAGGAGATGGTCGCTCTGGCGACGCGGGCCCTGGTCGACCGGGACACGGACGTGGCTCGCCAGGTCATCGCCGACGACCGCGAGGTCGACGCCATCGAAAAGCGCATCGACGAGGAATGCCTGAGCCTGCTGGCCCGTCAACAGCCGGCGGCCCGAGATCTTCGTTTCCTGGTGGCGGTGATGAAGATCACCAACGACCTGGAGCGCATCGGTGATTCCGCGGCCAATATCTCGCGCAGCGTTCTGGGCCTGAACAACGAGCCGCCGGCGGATACCGGTGTCGACATTCCGCAGCTCTCGAAGGCGGTGCGCAGCATGGTGCGGGAGAGCCTTGACGCGCTGGTGCGCAAGGACTCGGATCTGGCGATGTCGGTGTGGCGTAGTGACGATGCCGTCGACCTCCTCCACAAGCGTATGTACCGCCAGCTGGTCCAGGAGATGATCGAAGAGCCCAAGCGGGTGAGCCGGGCGCTGCCGCTGCTGCACATCTCGCGCAACCTGGAGCGCATCGCCGACCACGCCACCAACATCGCGGAAGATGTCATCTACTACGTCGAAGGCAAGGACATCCGGCATTCGGCGACGGATTACGGTGACCGGACGGAGGAGGGAATGGAGTCATGA
- a CDS encoding class I SAM-dependent methyltransferase, whose product MDRRTQLALNRINARFYQRQAEHFSATRSRPWPGWRTLLERWWLPEPPIAEASVLDVGCGNGRFVEAVGQSLAGSSEPLDWSYRGLDASTELLDHARRRLQALASGPRWSLGRWDLVTAAWPGAMLTPPAGMGGWSAGPDRRQYSLVVAFGLLHHVPGFELRRRLLACLGRRVAPGGTLAVSFWCFGELQRFQRRRVPWSELSQEHSLGPASTDSLEEGDWLLRWGDGDALRYCHAASAAEIDALAAAPGLPLCDDFRADGAGGILNRYLVWRRASVG is encoded by the coding sequence GTGGATCGTCGCACCCAGCTCGCCTTGAACCGCATCAACGCCCGCTTCTACCAGCGCCAGGCGGAGCATTTCAGTGCCACCCGCAGCCGGCCGTGGCCGGGCTGGCGGACGTTGCTGGAGCGTTGGTGGCTCCCCGAACCGCCCATCGCCGAGGCTTCGGTGCTGGACGTCGGCTGCGGCAATGGGCGATTCGTCGAGGCGGTGGGGCAATCCCTGGCGGGCTCCTCTGAACCCCTCGACTGGTCCTATCGGGGCCTCGACGCCAGTACGGAGCTGCTCGATCACGCCCGCCGGCGCCTCCAAGCTTTGGCGTCCGGCCCGCGGTGGAGTCTCGGCCGCTGGGATCTGGTCACGGCGGCTTGGCCCGGAGCGATGCTGACGCCGCCGGCGGGGATGGGGGGCTGGAGCGCGGGTCCAGATCGGCGACAGTACTCCCTGGTCGTCGCCTTCGGGCTGCTGCACCACGTCCCCGGCTTCGAGCTGCGGCGTCGGCTGCTGGCCTGCCTGGGGCGGCGGGTGGCTCCCGGGGGCACGCTGGCGGTGAGCTTCTGGTGCTTTGGCGAGCTCCAGCGCTTCCAGCGCCGGCGGGTCCCGTGGTCCGAGCTGTCCCAGGAGCATTCTCTGGGTCCTGCAAGTACCGACTCCTTGGAAGAAGGAGATTGGCTGCTGCGCTGGGGCGATGGTGACGCCCTGCGCTATTGCCACGCCGCCAGCGCCGCCGAGATCGACGCCTTGGCGGCGGCACCGGGCTTGCCGTTGTGCGACGACTTCCGCGCTGACGGCGCCGGCGGAATCCTCAACCGCTACCTGGTCTGGCGCCGTGCCTCGGTTGGCTGA
- a CDS encoding porin: MMSIKKWMIAGVIATLALVPATAHAADGEAGWGKGAYFKSDDGRFSLNLGSRVQVRYTQDDPDEGDSTGSFRIRRAKFSMKGNVYGNIKYKIQAVWSGGSTTLEDAYFVYNQNDMAQFWVGQGKAFFGRQELTSSGKQQFVDRSLTSERFAHGRDQGIALIGENSSNTFEYNLGFYNGNGRNKSSDDNNEKLLVGRVVFTPFGQYKLEESSLDYPDSPKLAIGASFLTNTEDAGPDEVDVDRFGVEFAFKVGGFNTVAEYFSESADLGAGDADTDGFYAQLGYLFPNKQFEIAGRYAVVSPDSVVNADETETGIAASYYLSKHNYKIQADFLNIEDEFDNTDDRQIRVQLQIAF, translated from the coding sequence ATGATGTCGATCAAGAAGTGGATGATCGCCGGCGTGATCGCGACGTTGGCGCTGGTGCCGGCGACGGCCCACGCTGCAGACGGAGAAGCCGGCTGGGGCAAGGGTGCCTATTTCAAGAGCGACGACGGTCGTTTTAGCCTGAACCTGGGCAGCCGGGTGCAGGTGCGTTACACCCAGGACGATCCCGACGAGGGTGACTCCACCGGCTCTTTCCGCATCCGCCGCGCCAAGTTCAGCATGAAGGGCAACGTCTACGGCAACATCAAGTACAAGATCCAGGCGGTTTGGAGCGGTGGTTCCACCACCCTCGAGGACGCCTACTTCGTCTACAACCAGAACGACATGGCCCAGTTCTGGGTCGGCCAGGGCAAGGCCTTCTTCGGCCGCCAGGAGCTCACCTCCTCCGGCAAGCAGCAGTTCGTCGACCGCTCCCTGACCAGCGAGCGCTTCGCCCACGGTCGTGACCAGGGCATTGCCCTCATCGGTGAGAACTCCAGCAATACCTTCGAGTACAACCTGGGCTTCTACAACGGCAACGGCCGCAACAAGAGCTCCGACGACAACAACGAGAAGCTCCTTGTCGGCCGCGTGGTCTTCACTCCCTTCGGCCAGTACAAGCTCGAGGAGAGCTCGCTGGACTACCCCGATTCCCCCAAGCTGGCCATCGGCGCCTCCTTCCTCACCAACACCGAGGATGCCGGTCCCGATGAGGTGGACGTCGACCGCTTCGGCGTCGAGTTCGCCTTCAAGGTCGGCGGCTTCAACACCGTCGCCGAGTACTTCTCCGAGAGCGCCGACCTGGGCGCCGGCGACGCCGACACCGACGGCTTCTACGCCCAGCTGGGTTACCTCTTCCCCAACAAGCAGTTCGAGATCGCCGGCCGCTACGCGGTGGTGAGCCCGGACAGCGTGGTGAACGCCGACGAGACCGAGACCGGTATCGCCGCCAGCTACTACCTGAGCAAGCACAACTACAAGATCCAGGCTGACTTCCTGAATATCGAGGACGAGTTCGACAACACCGACGACCGTCAGATTCGGGTGCAGCTGCAGATCGCTTTCTAA